From Candidatus Paceibacterota bacterium, a single genomic window includes:
- a CDS encoding glycosyltransferase family 4 protein, which yields MKIILLHDSFPPYSFGGGGISVQGIAAVLKKIGHDVSVITTCRKESEEGVFDCEGIRVFRIASDYSERWRAYRSLYNNKVVHKVEEIFKKIGPDVVHINSIHHHLSYHCLKLARQQSEVVIFTARDVMLFNFGKLQTSKYLRNFDYRTTWHDHIKQARKRWNPFRNFIIKRYLRYADKVFAISKSLRDALNQNDIEHVEVIYNGIDVSEWLVDQRIVVDFQTKYSLQGRRVILFGGRLSAAKGAEKTLEALVKIVKEIPNATLLVMGKIDWYAQVMKGYARDLDIEEHLVFTGWIKGDEIRAAYAASNVVLMPSICFDSFGRINIEAMASKKPVIGTCYGGTPEIVDDGVTGYIVNPMYPEEIAEKTLDLLKNPERADRFGKAGYERVKSHFNLEDKVKEYIAVYEALLEEKKSGPM from the coding sequence ATGAAGATAATACTTTTACATGACAGTTTCCCCCCATATAGTTTTGGGGGCGGTGGGATTTCTGTCCAAGGAATTGCCGCTGTTTTGAAAAAAATCGGTCACGATGTCTCCGTTATTACCACGTGCAGGAAAGAAAGCGAGGAAGGAGTTTTCGACTGCGAGGGCATTAGGGTATTTAGGATAGCAAGTGACTACAGTGAAAGATGGCGTGCGTATCGAAGTCTGTATAACAATAAGGTTGTCCATAAGGTAGAGGAGATATTTAAGAAGATAGGTCCAGATGTTGTACATATCAATAGCATACATCACCACCTTTCATATCACTGCCTAAAGCTTGCTAGACAACAATCAGAAGTCGTTATATTTACCGCTCGTGATGTCATGCTATTTAATTTTGGTAAATTGCAGACGAGTAAGTATCTAAGAAATTTTGATTATCGCACAACTTGGCATGACCATATTAAACAAGCAAGGAAGCGATGGAACCCTTTTCGTAATTTTATTATTAAGAGATACCTTAGGTATGCGGATAAGGTCTTTGCGATAAGTAAGTCATTAAGGGATGCTCTTAACCAGAATGATATAGAACACGTTGAGGTTATATACAATGGGATTGATGTTAGTGAGTGGCTTGTTGACCAAAGGATAGTTGTCGATTTTCAGACTAAGTATAGTCTGCAGGGTAGAAGAGTGATTTTATTCGGAGGAAGGTTGAGTGCAGCAAAGGGGGCAGAGAAAACACTTGAAGCACTTGTTAAAATAGTTAAGGAGATACCGAATGCAACACTGCTGGTCATGGGTAAGATTGATTGGTATGCGCAGGTAATGAAAGGGTACGCTCGAGACCTAGATATAGAGGAACATCTTGTTTTTACTGGGTGGATTAAGGGAGATGAAATAAGGGCTGCATATGCGGCCTCTAATGTGGTATTAATGCCATCAATTTGTTTTGATTCTTTTGGCAGGATTAATATAGAAGCGATGGCTTCCAAGAAGCCCGTTATTGGAACTTGTTACGGAGGAACCCCGGAGATTGTAGATGATGGAGTGACGGGTTATATAGTAAACCCCATGTATCCAGAAGAGATTGCCGAAAAGACCTTAGATTTACTCAAAAATCCAGAAAGAGCGGATAGGTTTGGTAAAGCTGGTTACGAGAGAGTAAAGAGTCATTTTAACCTGGAAGACAAGGTAAAAGAATACATTGCTGTATACGAAGCATTGTTAGAGGAAAAGAAAAGTGGGCCAATGTAA
- a CDS encoding class I SAM-dependent methyltransferase, with the protein MKPQMTPKEIEMMEEILSSYGPHIDVLEWGSGGSTVYFTRFLHSKDISYTWTSIEYNKLWYDKISEAVSNDEDVALKLFDVGNTELKQPYTQMDEYVAYPRTLGKKYDVILVDGRKRHRCLLEASKLLRPGGTAILHDARRTYYHGAFSAYPNSRMLLWTGLWQGKLEDPGLICRAINFMRYWCFRAYTFSFRLRPRSS; encoded by the coding sequence ATGAAGCCACAGATGACACCAAAAGAAATTGAGATGATGGAAGAAATACTGTCATCGTATGGTCCACACATCGATGTCTTAGAGTGGGGTAGTGGCGGTAGTACAGTGTACTTCACGCGGTTCCTCCATAGTAAAGATATCTCGTACACATGGACAAGTATTGAATATAACAAGCTCTGGTATGACAAAATATCGGAGGCGGTGAGTAATGACGAAGATGTTGCGCTGAAACTTTTTGATGTTGGAAATACTGAATTAAAACAACCTTATACACAAATGGATGAGTATGTCGCGTACCCTAGGACGCTCGGAAAGAAATACGACGTTATTCTTGTTGACGGAAGGAAGCGACACAGATGCTTGCTTGAAGCAAGTAAGTTATTAAGACCTGGTGGCACCGCGATTCTTCACGATGCGCGAAGGACGTATTACCACGGCGCTTTTTCTGCGTACCCAAACAGTCGCATGCTTTTATGGACGGGTCTCTGGCAAGGAAAGCTGGAAGACCCAGGTTTGATTTGTAGAGCTATAAACTTTATGAGATATTGGTGTTTCCGTGCGTATACATTTTCGTTTCGCTTACGTCCAAGATCCTCATGA
- a CDS encoding O-antigen ligase family protein, with protein MKVENILRKVVLAGIFLIPFIPFIVSSSLFFPFITGKNFAFRIIVEIIFGGWLGLMLYNPAYRPRFSWLLAAIASFVGIIALADIFGENPLKSIWSNFERMEGLVTLVHLFMYFLVVGTVLNTEKLWTRFLNTSVAVSGLLGIYGLFQLWGFITINQGGVRLDATFGNATYLAIYMLFHVFITALLLMRFKGDRIVRHLYIGIMALQVMMIYFTATRGAILGLLGGVIFAGLLVAIFEREQKTLRKTAIGAVVAVLLVVGGFFAIKNTEFAKGSPVLGRFTNLSLSSGTVDARFQIWGLAIEGVKERPLLGWGQENFNFVFNKYYKPELYKQEQWFDRTHNIVFDWLIAGGILGFLAYLAIALATLFYLWRPRNTFLSIPEKSVITGLLAGYGFHNLFVFDNIISYILYFTVMAFVCFSYRESIKPEVGEVETKTLGTDITSRVYVPIIVVITIMALYLVNGKPILTAHALLRAIATQPGSAEQIESFKKAFSYDTFGNQEAAEQLAQISTRIAANRFDIEVKQQYLSLTETEMQKVVDRVPNDARTQLFFGTVFDSFSQYAKAQPHLVRANELSPKKPTILYQLGFNAFNRGDTAGGLGIFKEAYELAPESKDGAIYYAVGAVNSGDRALLEDILIPTFGSIIVDSDHLVQAYFNNGMLHEVLAVWRLRVEEDPNNPQKRLGLAAAYLELGQRQNTIAELEKMIELDPNYKAQGEYLIREIRAGRNP; from the coding sequence ATGAAAGTTGAGAATATTCTGAGAAAAGTGGTCCTTGCGGGGATCTTTTTGATTCCATTTATTCCGTTCATCGTTTCCTCAAGTCTCTTTTTCCCGTTCATTACCGGGAAAAACTTTGCATTCCGTATCATAGTTGAGATCATCTTTGGCGGCTGGCTCGGGCTTATGCTCTACAATCCGGCGTATCGGCCGCGTTTCTCGTGGCTTCTTGCGGCAATCGCCTCGTTCGTCGGCATCATTGCCCTTGCTGACATTTTTGGCGAGAACCCGCTTAAGAGCATCTGGAGCAACTTTGAGCGCATGGAAGGTCTGGTGACGCTCGTGCATCTCTTTATGTACTTCCTCGTAGTTGGAACTGTCCTTAATACGGAAAAGTTGTGGACACGATTCTTGAATACATCTGTTGCGGTCTCCGGCTTGCTCGGCATCTACGGTCTCTTCCAGCTTTGGGGATTCATCACCATCAACCAAGGTGGTGTGCGACTTGATGCAACATTCGGCAACGCGACGTATCTCGCAATCTACATGCTTTTCCATGTATTCATCACTGCACTGCTTTTGATGCGTTTTAAAGGGGATCGAATCGTGCGACACCTCTATATAGGAATCATGGCGCTACAGGTGATGATGATCTACTTCACTGCGACACGTGGTGCGATTCTCGGTCTTCTCGGCGGAGTGATTTTCGCCGGATTGCTCGTTGCTATTTTTGAACGAGAACAAAAGACACTTCGCAAGACCGCAATCGGTGCGGTAGTCGCGGTGCTTCTTGTTGTTGGCGGGTTCTTCGCTATCAAGAACACTGAGTTTGCAAAGGGGAGCCCGGTGCTTGGTCGTTTCACCAACCTCTCACTCTCAAGCGGTACGGTTGACGCGCGCTTCCAGATTTGGGGCCTAGCTATTGAAGGGGTCAAAGAACGACCACTTCTCGGTTGGGGGCAGGAGAATTTTAACTTTGTCTTTAATAAGTACTACAAGCCGGAGCTCTACAAGCAGGAGCAGTGGTTTGACCGCACGCACAACATTGTCTTCGACTGGCTGATTGCCGGTGGCATCCTCGGTTTCCTCGCGTACCTTGCTATAGCACTCGCGACACTCTTCTACCTGTGGCGGCCGCGTAATACCTTCTTGTCTATTCCTGAGAAGAGTGTCATCACCGGTTTGCTCGCGGGTTACGGCTTCCACAACCTCTTTGTATTCGACAATATCATAAGCTACATTCTCTACTTCACGGTGATGGCGTTCGTGTGCTTCTCGTATCGGGAGAGCATCAAGCCTGAAGTGGGTGAGGTAGAAACAAAGACTCTCGGTACCGACATAACCTCCCGTGTGTATGTGCCAATTATTGTTGTGATTACCATTATGGCGCTGTATCTAGTGAACGGGAAGCCGATACTCACCGCGCACGCGCTCCTTCGCGCAATTGCGACACAGCCGGGGAGCGCAGAGCAGATTGAGTCGTTCAAGAAAGCGTTTTCGTACGACACATTTGGCAACCAGGAAGCAGCAGAGCAGCTTGCGCAGATCTCGACACGCATCGCAGCGAATCGTTTTGATATTGAGGTAAAGCAGCAATACCTCTCGCTTACCGAGACGGAGATGCAGAAGGTTGTCGACCGGGTACCAAACGACGCACGCACACAGCTTTTCTTCGGGACAGTATTTGACTCGTTCAGTCAGTACGCAAAGGCGCAGCCGCACCTTGTGCGCGCGAACGAGCTCTCACCCAAAAAACCAACCATCCTCTATCAGCTTGGTTTTAATGCATTCAATCGAGGTGATACAGCGGGCGGACTTGGGATCTTTAAGGAAGCATATGAACTTGCTCCAGAATCGAAGGACGGAGCGATTTACTACGCGGTTGGTGCGGTGAATTCAGGCGACCGAGCTCTCCTTGAGGATATCCTTATCCCAACGTTTGGTTCCATCATTGTCGATAGCGACCACTTGGTGCAGGCGTACTTTAATAATGGGATGCTCCATGAGGTGCTTGCGGTATGGAGATTGCGCGTCGAAGAAGACCCAAACAATCCACAGAAACGCCTTGGGCTCGCCGCTGCGTATCTTGAGCTTGGTCAACGCCAGAATACGATAGCTGAGCTTGAGAAGATGATCGAGCTTGATCCAAACTATAAAGCGCAAGGAGAGTACCTTATCCGTGAGATTCGTGCCGGAAGGAATCCGTAA
- a CDS encoding oligosaccharide flippase family protein, with the protein MIPKARNKLYRLLRWSEKYTKTDMLYLAKGGFWVTFGQTITSILSLGLIVAFANLLPKDVYGLYRYILALAGVLNIFTLTGMNSAVARAVAAGHDGALRVSVKYQLKWNLLMLTAFFTFSGYYFINDNTLLAISFLILGIFVPSTLALNTYGAYLEGKRKFQFASISNIISTLVYVGGILAAILLSGEIVWLIAAYAITTFATTLFFYIVILRKFKPSLEGDVGDVLKYGRKLSFIRLIGPITGQIDKIILTHFWGPAQLAVYWLALAVPDRATSFMKNWVGLGFPKFATKTPEEINTVFYKRIFQGMFIGTLIAVTYILISPYLFKYLLPQYIEGVVYSQILALGFIFAMPNRYVSLLFESQKLSRLIFIRSIIQSVILVTLYVILGIWGGVLGLVIANVSNSLIALLIGIGMWRRNTNT; encoded by the coding sequence ATGATACCCAAAGCCAGAAACAAGCTCTATCGCCTCCTCCGTTGGAGCGAAAAGTACACAAAAACCGACATGCTCTACCTCGCCAAAGGCGGCTTTTGGGTGACATTTGGACAAACCATCACGAGCATTCTCTCGTTGGGGCTCATAGTGGCTTTTGCTAACTTGCTACCAAAAGATGTTTATGGTCTCTACCGCTACATCCTTGCCTTAGCAGGCGTGTTGAATATATTCACGCTCACCGGCATGAACAGCGCAGTTGCAAGAGCTGTTGCCGCGGGGCACGACGGAGCGCTCAGGGTTTCTGTCAAATACCAACTCAAGTGGAACTTGTTGATGCTTACTGCGTTCTTTACCTTCAGCGGATACTATTTCATAAATGACAATACTCTTCTTGCGATATCCTTTCTTATTTTAGGTATCTTTGTTCCTTCAACTCTCGCCTTAAATACATACGGCGCTTATCTTGAAGGGAAAAGAAAGTTCCAATTCGCTAGCATATCGAACATCATATCCACTCTCGTATATGTGGGCGGTATTCTAGCTGCAATCCTGTTAAGCGGAGAAATAGTGTGGCTCATAGCCGCTTATGCTATTACGACGTTTGCCACAACACTCTTCTTTTATATTGTCATCCTGCGAAAGTTCAAGCCGTCTCTAGAGGGCGATGTTGGAGACGTACTCAAGTATGGTCGCAAGCTAAGTTTTATACGACTCATTGGACCAATCACTGGACAGATAGACAAGATCATTCTCACGCACTTCTGGGGTCCGGCACAGCTTGCTGTGTATTGGCTTGCCCTTGCTGTACCAGACAGAGCAACCTCATTCATGAAAAACTGGGTCGGCTTAGGATTCCCCAAGTTCGCAACAAAGACACCTGAAGAAATAAATACTGTTTTCTACAAAAGAATCTTCCAGGGAATGTTCATCGGTACGCTTATAGCGGTCACATATATACTTATCTCGCCATATTTATTCAAATACCTACTACCTCAGTATATAGAGGGGGTTGTCTACTCGCAGATATTAGCGTTAGGTTTTATCTTTGCAATGCCCAACCGCTATGTCAGCCTCCTTTTTGAATCACAGAAATTATCTCGTCTCATTTTCATCAGAAGCATAATTCAAAGTGTCATACTCGTCACACTTTATGTGATTCTAGGAATCTGGGGAGGAGTACTTGGACTTGTGATAGCAAATGTATCCAATTCTCTGATAGCACTATTGATTGGTATTGGTATGTGGAGAAGAAACACAAATACTTAG
- a CDS encoding polysaccharide deacetylase family protein has translation MNKILFTTSWDDGSVLDLKIADLLSHYGMKGTFYIPKSFDGKNDKHSAYNRRLTENEICSIATSHEVGGHSLTHRRLTNISLEEARGEIFACKDFLDKVTGSPTKAFAYPGGEFDRQITGIVKEAGFKVARTTQKLTIQMTKGQFLMSPTIICQPFPFRKLDANRYYFGRILDPVNAYTPKQFVPSWQSLARKWFKKSLVEGSYFHLYGHSWELEKYGMWQELESFLKFVKEYGDVIYLSNSEVMEQV, from the coding sequence ATGAACAAAATATTGTTTACAACTAGTTGGGATGATGGTTCTGTACTGGACTTGAAGATCGCCGATTTATTATCGCATTATGGTATGAAAGGTACATTCTATATTCCAAAGAGCTTTGATGGAAAAAATGATAAGCATTCTGCTTATAACCGCCGACTCACAGAGAACGAGATTTGTTCTATTGCTACCTCTCATGAGGTGGGAGGACACTCGCTTACTCATCGCAGGCTTACCAACATCTCCTTGGAGGAGGCGAGAGGCGAGATCTTCGCATGTAAGGATTTTTTGGATAAAGTTACCGGTTCTCCAACCAAAGCGTTTGCTTACCCCGGTGGCGAGTTTGACAGGCAGATTACAGGAATAGTTAAAGAGGCAGGGTTTAAAGTTGCCCGAACGACCCAGAAGCTCACCATCCAGATGACTAAAGGACAGTTTCTAATGAGTCCGACTATTATATGTCAGCCATTTCCCTTCCGTAAATTAGACGCAAATCGATACTATTTTGGGAGGATTCTCGACCCTGTGAATGCTTATACACCAAAGCAATTTGTGCCCTCGTGGCAGTCGCTAGCAAGGAAGTGGTTTAAGAAATCTCTTGTTGAAGGCAGCTATTTTCATCTATATGGCCATTCTTGGGAGCTTGAGAAATATGGTATGTGGCAAGAACTTGAATCCTTCTTGAAATTTGTTAAAGAGTATGGCGACGTTATTTATTTGTCCAACAGCGAAGTTATGGAACAGGTATAG